A stretch of bacterium DNA encodes these proteins:
- a CDS encoding acyl-CoA/acyl-ACP dehydrogenase, with translation MDLELAEEQQMVIDMAKAMLEEHCPTQLVRDMEDDAHGVPAELWSQMSDLGLNGLLIPEEYGGGGLGLLEGAFVYEELGRAMAPVPHFVSCVLSAKVLLAAGSDAQKEAWLGKIADGSAILTPAWLEPERGQGEKGIALEAKSEGATFKLTGRKRSVPYASAADQLVVLARTDAGVDLFLVDPNASGVTMKQLLSQGREPQYQIDFDGVAVSAENRIGEAGTGWATWNAAMHEGIILLAAQAIGGADRCLVETVDYANQRIQFDKPLGAFQALAHYMADASTRIDGGRVLVHEAAWNADQGRTIARFAPMAKLFCCEAYRETTRVCAQIWGGVAFTIEYDQQMFFRRAKALQLSWWDTPYLEELIASDVLD, from the coding sequence ATGGATCTCGAACTCGCAGAAGAACAGCAGATGGTGATCGACATGGCGAAGGCGATGCTCGAAGAGCATTGCCCGACCCAGCTCGTTCGCGACATGGAAGACGATGCGCACGGCGTCCCGGCCGAGCTCTGGAGCCAGATGAGCGACCTCGGCCTGAACGGCCTGCTCATCCCGGAGGAGTACGGCGGCGGCGGCCTCGGTCTCCTCGAAGGCGCGTTCGTGTACGAGGAGCTCGGCCGCGCGATGGCGCCGGTCCCGCACTTCGTGTCCTGCGTGCTGAGCGCGAAGGTGCTCCTCGCCGCGGGCAGCGACGCCCAGAAGGAAGCCTGGCTCGGCAAGATCGCCGACGGCTCGGCGATCCTGACCCCCGCATGGCTCGAGCCCGAACGGGGCCAGGGCGAGAAGGGCATCGCCCTCGAAGCCAAGTCCGAGGGCGCCACCTTCAAGCTCACCGGCCGCAAGCGCTCCGTGCCCTACGCCTCCGCCGCGGACCAGCTGGTCGTCCTCGCGCGCACGGACGCGGGCGTCGACCTCTTCCTGGTCGATCCAAACGCTTCGGGCGTCACCATGAAGCAGCTGCTCTCCCAGGGCCGCGAACCCCAGTACCAGATCGACTTCGACGGCGTGGCCGTCTCGGCCGAGAACCGGATCGGCGAAGCCGGTACGGGCTGGGCGACCTGGAACGCGGCGATGCACGAGGGGATCATCCTCCTCGCGGCGCAGGCGATCGGCGGCGCGGATCGATGTCTCGTGGAGACGGTCGACTACGCGAACCAGCGCATCCAGTTCGACAAGCCCCTCGGTGCTTTCCAGGCGCTGGCCCACTACATGGCCGATGCCTCGACGCGCATCGACGGCGGGCGCGTGCTGGTACACGAGGCCGCCTGGAACGCGGACCAGGGCCGCACCATCGCGCGCTTCGCGCCGATGGCGAAGCTCTTCTGCTGCGAGGCGTACCGCGAGACGACGCGGGTCTGCGCCCAGATCTGGGGCGGCGTCGCCTTCACGATCGAGTACGACCAGCAGATGTTCTTCCGCCGCGCCAAGGCGCTCCAGCTCTCCTGGTGGGACACGCCCTACCTCGAAGAGCTGATCGCCAGCGACGTCCTGGACTAA
- a CDS encoding SDR family oxidoreductase, whose protein sequence is MDSFDDKIAVITGGGTGMGRELARQLAAAGCHVAICDVSDDNMAQTKALCDAESPEGIRVTTCVADVSREEDLLRFRDQVMRDHETDCVHLVFNNAGIGAMVSMIDGDRETWERTFGICWYGVYYGTRTFLPMLVAAEEGHIVNTSSVNGLWAALGPGIPHSAYASAKFAVRGFTEALINDLELNAPHVKASVVMPGHIGTSIIANSGKVLGNDPKEMSDEQLDEMRAGLERRGLDLGNATNDQIRQGLIMQGESFRDDAPTTAGEAAAIILDGVKAGRWRILVGDDAHVLDRMLREDPEGAYTQAFYDRLLESTEWRLGSMNA, encoded by the coding sequence ATGGACTCCTTCGACGACAAGATCGCGGTCATCACCGGCGGCGGAACCGGCATGGGTCGGGAGCTCGCCCGACAGCTCGCCGCCGCGGGCTGCCACGTGGCGATCTGCGACGTGTCCGACGACAACATGGCCCAGACCAAGGCGCTGTGTGACGCGGAGAGTCCGGAAGGCATCCGCGTCACGACCTGCGTCGCCGACGTCTCGAGAGAGGAGGACCTGCTCCGGTTCCGCGACCAGGTGATGCGCGACCACGAGACCGACTGCGTCCACCTCGTCTTCAACAACGCCGGAATCGGCGCGATGGTCAGCATGATCGACGGCGATCGCGAGACCTGGGAGCGCACGTTCGGCATCTGCTGGTACGGCGTGTACTACGGCACCCGGACCTTCCTCCCGATGCTCGTCGCCGCCGAGGAGGGGCACATCGTCAACACGAGCAGCGTGAACGGCCTCTGGGCGGCCCTCGGCCCCGGGATTCCCCACTCCGCCTACGCCTCCGCGAAGTTTGCCGTGCGCGGGTTCACCGAGGCGTTGATCAACGACCTCGAGCTGAACGCGCCTCACGTGAAGGCCTCGGTCGTGATGCCGGGCCACATCGGCACTTCGATCATCGCGAACTCGGGCAAGGTCCTCGGGAACGACCCGAAGGAGATGTCGGACGAGCAGCTCGACGAGATGCGTGCAGGACTGGAACGGCGTGGCCTCGACCTCGGCAACGCGACGAACGACCAGATCCGACAGGGCCTGATCATGCAGGGCGAGTCGTTCCGCGACGACGCGCCGACGACCGCGGGCGAGGCTGCAGCGATCATCCTCGACGGCGTGAAGGCCGGGCGCTGGCGGATCCTCGTCGGCGACGATGCGCACGTCCTGGACCGGATGCTCCGCGAGGATCCCGAGGGTGCCTATACGCAGGCCTTCTACGACCGGCTGCTCGAGTCCACCGAGTGGCGGCTGGGCAGCATGAATGCGTGA
- a CDS encoding CoA transferase: protein MNGGSVAATGLAEATAGALSHLRVLDATSASAAYAGKLLADLGADVIKVEPPGGDPARREAPLGPDGTSLPFRYENTNKRSLVLDLGRSEGAEAFRALARDADLVLEALPGDGLSGLGLGFEILSAENPRLVVTSLSGFGRTGPLAGLRSNDLVASALGGAMTSIGDPADPPVRLASHQADVITATNAAAASLVALHHAARSGRGQVVDVSSLETIAAITHIAGVGKWLEDDVIPKRVGTGLVASVPSGAYRCKDGLVYLMVNRPAHWLALANWIHEVTGNEEVLMDVFHGPSSARLPYRELLDLFISDLTATLTVDEAYHEGQRRHIAFTPVQTAARLAKDPQLEARGFFVEIEDGAAGTIAVPGAPYRPAKQPWRQARGLPAPDEHGEAVRAEVRPPPRPLVDRPSATRGPRNGGALEGLRVVEFGTGLAAPWIGRILAWAGAEVIKVESHGHPDVPRLFVPPRSPEEGTQPECSPWFTDWSAGKRFVSLDLRNEDGAELARRLIDESDAVIANYSTGVLEKLGVGYQTLAKRNPALVMLESSGYGESGPLSKYVTWGPNIEALSGLCSLSGFPENECTISHFAYPDPLSALHGLVALMAALASRDRTGEGQVIHLSQLETTVASIGRLMTGFAGTGREPSRLGNGEADRAPYGCFPCEGDDRWVVLCVEDDEDWGRLRRLVGDPDWARDPRYDEAAGRVADREAIDAHLAEWTSSRNDYAIVDDARELGLVAGVVQNTEDMFRRDPQLAARDFFEEIPHFKRGRVTASGIPLGLTGTPGQTTHSGSSIGHDNESVFTEILGLSRDEIDRFVASGAIEASGG, encoded by the coding sequence ATGAACGGGGGATCGGTTGCTGCGACCGGGCTCGCCGAAGCCACGGCGGGCGCGCTCTCCCACCTTCGCGTGCTCGACGCGACCAGTGCGAGCGCCGCCTACGCGGGCAAGCTGCTGGCCGATCTCGGCGCCGACGTGATCAAGGTCGAGCCGCCGGGCGGTGACCCCGCGCGCCGGGAGGCGCCCCTCGGCCCGGACGGCACGAGCCTTCCGTTCCGGTACGAGAACACGAACAAGCGGAGCCTCGTGCTCGACCTCGGGCGCAGCGAGGGCGCGGAGGCGTTTCGTGCCCTGGCGCGGGACGCCGACCTGGTGCTGGAAGCGCTGCCCGGCGACGGTCTGTCGGGGCTCGGGCTCGGCTTCGAGATCCTGTCCGCGGAGAACCCGCGCCTCGTCGTCACCTCGCTCTCGGGCTTCGGACGGACCGGGCCGCTGGCCGGCTTGCGCTCGAACGATCTGGTGGCGAGCGCGCTCGGTGGCGCCATGACGTCGATCGGGGATCCCGCGGATCCCCCCGTCCGGCTCGCGAGCCACCAGGCCGACGTCATCACCGCGACGAACGCCGCGGCGGCTTCCCTCGTCGCCCTCCACCACGCCGCGCGGTCGGGGCGAGGGCAGGTCGTCGACGTGTCGAGCCTCGAGACGATCGCGGCGATCACGCACATCGCGGGCGTCGGGAAGTGGCTCGAGGACGACGTGATCCCGAAACGGGTCGGGACCGGGCTCGTGGCCTCGGTGCCCTCCGGCGCCTATCGCTGCAAGGACGGTCTCGTCTATCTCATGGTGAATCGCCCGGCCCATTGGCTCGCCCTGGCGAACTGGATCCACGAGGTGACCGGCAACGAGGAAGTCCTGATGGACGTGTTCCACGGACCCTCCTCGGCGCGCCTTCCCTATCGCGAGCTGCTCGACCTCTTCATCAGCGATCTGACGGCGACGCTCACCGTCGACGAGGCCTATCACGAAGGCCAGCGCCGCCACATCGCGTTCACTCCGGTGCAGACCGCTGCCCGCCTCGCCAAGGATCCGCAGCTCGAGGCGCGGGGCTTCTTCGTCGAGATCGAGGACGGCGCGGCCGGAACGATTGCCGTGCCGGGGGCGCCGTATCGCCCGGCGAAGCAGCCCTGGCGCCAGGCGCGCGGATTGCCGGCCCCCGACGAGCACGGCGAGGCGGTGCGCGCCGAGGTGAGACCCCCGCCGCGCCCTCTCGTCGATCGGCCGTCGGCGACCCGCGGGCCGCGCAATGGAGGTGCCCTCGAAGGCCTGCGCGTCGTCGAGTTCGGGACGGGCCTCGCCGCACCCTGGATCGGTCGGATCCTGGCCTGGGCCGGGGCCGAGGTCATCAAGGTCGAGTCCCACGGCCATCCCGACGTGCCGCGTCTCTTCGTTCCTCCGCGCTCTCCGGAAGAGGGCACGCAGCCGGAGTGCTCGCCCTGGTTCACCGACTGGAGCGCGGGCAAGCGCTTCGTCTCCCTCGACCTGCGCAACGAGGACGGCGCGGAGCTCGCTCGGCGACTCATCGACGAGAGCGATGCGGTCATCGCGAACTACAGCACCGGTGTGCTCGAGAAGCTGGGCGTCGGCTACCAGACCCTGGCGAAGCGCAATCCCGCGCTCGTGATGCTCGAGTCGAGCGGCTACGGCGAATCCGGACCGCTCTCGAAGTACGTGACCTGGGGCCCGAACATCGAGGCGCTCTCCGGGCTCTGCAGTCTGTCTGGCTTTCCCGAGAACGAGTGCACGATCTCCCACTTCGCCTACCCGGATCCGCTCTCGGCGCTGCACGGGCTGGTCGCACTGATGGCGGCCCTCGCGTCGCGGGACCGCACCGGCGAGGGCCAGGTGATCCACCTCTCCCAGCTCGAGACGACGGTCGCGTCGATCGGCCGCCTGATGACGGGGTTCGCGGGCACGGGGCGGGAGCCTTCGCGGCTCGGGAACGGGGAGGCGGACCGGGCGCCCTATGGCTGCTTCCCGTGCGAGGGCGACGATCGCTGGGTCGTGCTCTGTGTCGAGGACGACGAGGACTGGGGCCGGCTGCGCCGACTGGTCGGCGATCCGGACTGGGCGCGCGACCCGCGCTACGACGAAGCCGCCGGCCGCGTCGCCGATCGCGAGGCGATCGACGCGCATCTCGCCGAGTGGACGTCGAGCCGGAACGACTACGCGATCGTCGACGATGCGCGCGAGCTCGGACTGGTCGCGGGCGTCGTCCAGAACACCGAGGACATGTTTCGCCGCGACCCCCAGCTCGCCGCGCGAGATTTCTTCGAGGAGATCCCGCACTTCAAGCGGGGCCGCGTCACGGCTTCGGGGATTCCGCTCGGGCTGACCGGAACGCCGGGGCAGACGACCCACTCCGGGTCGTCGATCGGCCACGACAACGAAAGCGTCTTCACGGAGATCCTGGGCCTCTCCCGGGACGAGATCGATCGCTTCGTCGCGAGCGGCGCGATCGAGGCATCCGGGGGATGA